From one Rhodoferax sp. PAMC 29310 genomic stretch:
- a CDS encoding peptidylprolyl isomerase — protein sequence MEINQQCVVALTWTLKDTLGEELDVLDDPVEFLIGGDDLFAVIEEALQGHSVGDSLELQVEPEQGFGDFNDQLIFLEARSLFPAEIEEGMTFEGASLPAGCSEHAPKDALYTVTELYPDHVVLDANHPLAGIALRISLKVDGVREATEEEVGRGSAGTGFFKIQPMYAAAPGSDSLH from the coding sequence ATGGAAATCAATCAACAATGCGTGGTCGCCTTGACCTGGACCCTGAAAGACACTTTGGGCGAGGAACTGGACGTTCTTGACGACCCAGTCGAGTTTCTGATTGGTGGCGACGATCTATTCGCCGTCATTGAAGAGGCCTTGCAAGGCCATAGCGTGGGTGACTCGCTTGAATTGCAAGTTGAACCCGAACAGGGGTTTGGCGACTTCAACGACCAGCTCATCTTCTTGGAGGCTCGCTCACTCTTCCCCGCTGAAATCGAAGAAGGCATGACCTTTGAAGGTGCCTCACTGCCCGCAGGCTGCTCCGAACACGCCCCCAAAGACGCCTTGTACACCGTCACCGAGCTTTACCCGGACCATGTGGTGCTCGACGCCAACCACCCATTGGCGGGCATTGCGTTGCGAATCAGCCTGAAGGTGGACGGTGTTCGCGAAGCCACCGAGGAAGAAGTCGGCCGCGGATCCGCAGGCACCGGCTTCTTCAAAATTCAACCCATGTACGCTGCCGCCCCGGGCAGCGACAGCTTGCACTAA
- the dut gene encoding dUTP diphosphatase, whose protein sequence is MKIDVKIIDARMAEQLPAYATPGSAGLDLRACLNEPLTLQPNAWQLVPTGIAIYLQDPNFAAIILPRSGLGHKHGIVLGNLVGLIDSDYQGQLMVSAWNRSDTAFTIEPMERIAQLVIVPVVQAQFNVVTEFPASERGEGGYGSTGKS, encoded by the coding sequence TACCTGCCTATGCGACGCCCGGAAGCGCTGGGCTTGACCTTCGCGCCTGTCTGAATGAGCCGCTGACTTTACAGCCCAACGCTTGGCAATTGGTGCCGACCGGCATTGCCATCTACCTGCAAGACCCCAACTTTGCCGCCATTATTCTGCCTCGCTCGGGCTTGGGTCACAAGCATGGCATTGTCTTGGGCAACCTGGTCGGGCTGATCGACAGCGACTACCAGGGGCAACTGATGGTGAGTGCCTGGAATCGCAGTGACACCGCCTTCACGATTGAGCCGATGGAGCGGATTGCCCAACTGGTCATCGTGCCTGTGGTGCAGGCTCAGTTCAACGTGGTCACCGAGTTCCCCGCGAGTGAGCGCGGGGAGGGGGGCTACGGGTCAACAGGCAAATCCTGA